Proteins encoded within one genomic window of Rhododendron vialii isolate Sample 1 chromosome 1a, ASM3025357v1:
- the LOC131299203 gene encoding protein ENHANCED DISEASE RESISTANCE 2 isoform X2, with the protein MAVAPLKANGSAAGGSPPQEGVSETGAFGGWVYHLGVNSIGREYCHLRYLLIRGKYVEMYKRDPRENPGIKPIRRGVVGHTLVVEELGRRKVNDGDLYVLRFRNRLDESKKGEIACAKVGDARKWIEAFDHAKQQAEYELSRGASARNKLNMETEINLEHQPRVRRVAHGLRNLINIGQGPESLLRKSSNLGRTVGLDGYLHGDGGDVIEAHEWKCVRTVNGIRIFEDVAKSKNGKAVLVKAVGVVDASADVVFEVFMNVDRHQRYEWDMLTGDLELVESLDGHFDVLYGTYEPRHLTRWHSRRDFVFSRQWFRAQDGTYTSTWEIRSLNITHSPHGARCLVMQMVEIQPVGGCWGKNNEWSKFEKTVSYAFLSQVAGLKEYIGANPSLASEFLTTSLRSKFFDVSSSNSDHEDANGADEFYDAISADSSSDDDDSDNGEQFNGKDKKVKLKNISWAIASLALKHTPGPDLNQELDSRVPPIVLDPRHYHGSFRQGKDETDSNCWTSPSGAAFMIRGKTYLKDNTKVKGGDPLLQLIAVDWFKVENCISKVALHPSSLVQSEAGKKLPFVLIVNLEVPARPNYSLVLYYAADRPVNKNSLLGKFIDGSDMFRDSRLKLIPSIVEGYWMVKRAVGTKACLLGKAVTCKYLRQDNFLEIDVDIGSSSVARGVISLVLGYVTSLVVDLAILIEAKEEAELPEYILGTVRLNRVKLDSAVPLEV; encoded by the exons ATGGCTGTGGCGCCGTTGAAGGCCAATGGTAGCGCAGCAGGGGGGTCGCCGCCGCAGGAGGGCGTGTCGGAGACGGGGGCTTTTGGTGGCTGGGTGTATCATCTGGGGGTGAATTCCATTGGGCGTGAGTACTGTCACCTCCGCTATTTGCTTATTCGTGGCAAGTACGTCGAGATGTACAAGCGCGATCCTCGTGAGAATCCCGGCATT AAACCCATCAGGAGGGGGGTCGTTGGGCACACACTTGTGGTGGAAGAGTTAGGACGTCGAAAAGTCAATGACGGC GATCTTTATGTTCTGCGGTTTCGCAATCGGCTGGATGAAAGCAAGAAGGGAGAA ATTGCTTGTGCTAAAGTTGGAGACGCTCGTAAATGGATTGAGGCATTTGATCATGCCAAGCAACAA GCTGAATATGAGCTTTCAAGAGGTGCTAGCGCAAGAAACAAATTGAACATGGAGACTGA GATCAATCTTGAACATCAACCAAGAGTAAGGCGTGTAGCACATGGGTTGAGAAATCTAATAAATATTGGACAAG GACCGGAGAGTCTTTTACGCAAATCCTCAAATTTGGGCAGAACTGTTGGATTGGATGGATACTTGCATGGAGATGGTGGTGATGTGATAGAAGCACATGAGTGGAAATGTGTCCGGACTGTGAATG GTATTAGAATCTTTGAGGATGTTGCTAAATCTAAG aaTGGTAAAGCTGTTCTTGTGAAGGCTGTTGGTGTTGTCGATGCCAGTGCAGATGTTGTTTTTGAGGTGTTTATGAATGTTGACCGACATCAAAGATATGA GTGGGATATGTTGACAGGTGATTTAGAGTTGGTTGAGTCATTGGATGGTCATTTTGATGTTCTCTATGGTACATATGAACCCAGACATTTAACTAG GTGGCATTCTAGAAGAGATTTTGTCTTCTCGAGACAATGGTTTCGTGCACAAGATGGAACATATA CTTCAACATGGGAGATCAGAAGTTTGAACATAACCCACTCGCCACATGGTGCAAGATGTCTTGTAATGCAAATGGTAGAGATACAACCTGTTGGCGGTTGTTGGGGGAAGAATAATGAATGGTCCAAGTTCGAAAAGACTGTTTCATACGCATTTTTGAGCCAAGTGGCAG GTTTAAAAGAATATATTGGAGCAAATCCATCACTCGCATCTGAATTTTTAACCACCTCTCTCCGTTCGAAGTTTTTTGATGTTTCTTCATCGAATAGCGACCATGAAGATGCAAATGGTGCTGATGAGTTCTATGATGCAATATCTGCTGATTCATCGTCTGATGATGACGATAGTGACAACGGAGAACAATTTAATGGCAAG GACAAAAAGGTGAAGCTGAAGAACATCTCATGGGCTATCGCAAGCTTGGCTTTGAAGCACACTCCAG GTCCAGATTTGAATCAGGAATTAGATTCAAGAGTACCTCCTATCGTTCTTGATCCAAGACATTATCATGGTTCTTTTCGCCAAGGGAAGGATGAGACAGATAGTAATTGTTGGACATCTCCAAGCGGTGCAGCATTTATGATCAGAGGGAAGACGTATTTGAAAGATAACACTAAG GTAAAGGGAGGAGATCCACTTTTACAGCTTATTGCAGTTGACTGGTTTAAAGTTGAAAATTGCATCAGTAAGGTTGCATTGCATCCCAGTTCCCTTGTTCAG TCAGAAGCTGGTAAAAAACTCCCGTTCGTCCTCATTGTTAATCTTGAG GTTCCAGCAAGACCTAACTACAGCCTGGTTCTTTACTATGCTGCTGACAGGCCTGTAAATAAAAACTCTTTGCTGGGTAAATTTATTGATGGGTCTGACATGTTTCGGGATTCCAGACTTAAACTAATTCCAAGTATTGTTGAG GGATATTGGATGGTAAAGCGTGCAGTTGGAACAAAAGCTTGCTTACTAGGGAAAGCAGTTACTTGCAAGTACCTTCGACAAGACAATTTTCTCGAG ATTGATGTGGACATTGGCTCATCATCTGTCGCTAGGGGTGTCATTAGTCTTGTCCTTGGATATGTGACGAGCCTCGTTGTTGATCTTGCAATTCTAATTGAG GCTAAAGAAGAGGCGGAACTGCCAGAGTACATTCTTGGAACTGTTCGGCTAAATCGTGTGAAGCTAGACTCTGCTGTACCCCTTGAAGTCTGA
- the LOC131299203 gene encoding protein ENHANCED DISEASE RESISTANCE 2 isoform X1 yields MAVAPLKANGSAAGGSPPQEGVSETGAFGGWVYHLGVNSIGREYCHLRYLLIRGKYVEMYKRDPRENPGIKPIRRGVVGHTLVVEELGRRKVNDGDLYVLRFRNRLDESKKGEIACAKVGDARKWIEAFDHAKQQAEYELSRGASARNKLNMETEINLEHQPRVRRVAHGLRNLINIGQGPESLLRKSSNLGRTVGLDGYLHGDGGDVIEAHEWKCVRTVNGIRIFEDVAKSKNGKAVLVKAVGVVDASADVVFEVFMNVDRHQRYEWDMLTGDLELVESLDGHFDVLYGTYEPRHLTRWHSRRDFVFSRQWFRAQDGTYTILHFPTGHKKCPSKPGYRRTEINPSTWEIRSLNITHSPHGARCLVMQMVEIQPVGGCWGKNNEWSKFEKTVSYAFLSQVAGLKEYIGANPSLASEFLTTSLRSKFFDVSSSNSDHEDANGADEFYDAISADSSSDDDDSDNGEQFNGKDKKVKLKNISWAIASLALKHTPGPDLNQELDSRVPPIVLDPRHYHGSFRQGKDETDSNCWTSPSGAAFMIRGKTYLKDNTKVKGGDPLLQLIAVDWFKVENCISKVALHPSSLVQSEAGKKLPFVLIVNLEVPARPNYSLVLYYAADRPVNKNSLLGKFIDGSDMFRDSRLKLIPSIVEGYWMVKRAVGTKACLLGKAVTCKYLRQDNFLEIDVDIGSSSVARGVISLVLGYVTSLVVDLAILIEAKEEAELPEYILGTVRLNRVKLDSAVPLEV; encoded by the exons ATGGCTGTGGCGCCGTTGAAGGCCAATGGTAGCGCAGCAGGGGGGTCGCCGCCGCAGGAGGGCGTGTCGGAGACGGGGGCTTTTGGTGGCTGGGTGTATCATCTGGGGGTGAATTCCATTGGGCGTGAGTACTGTCACCTCCGCTATTTGCTTATTCGTGGCAAGTACGTCGAGATGTACAAGCGCGATCCTCGTGAGAATCCCGGCATT AAACCCATCAGGAGGGGGGTCGTTGGGCACACACTTGTGGTGGAAGAGTTAGGACGTCGAAAAGTCAATGACGGC GATCTTTATGTTCTGCGGTTTCGCAATCGGCTGGATGAAAGCAAGAAGGGAGAA ATTGCTTGTGCTAAAGTTGGAGACGCTCGTAAATGGATTGAGGCATTTGATCATGCCAAGCAACAA GCTGAATATGAGCTTTCAAGAGGTGCTAGCGCAAGAAACAAATTGAACATGGAGACTGA GATCAATCTTGAACATCAACCAAGAGTAAGGCGTGTAGCACATGGGTTGAGAAATCTAATAAATATTGGACAAG GACCGGAGAGTCTTTTACGCAAATCCTCAAATTTGGGCAGAACTGTTGGATTGGATGGATACTTGCATGGAGATGGTGGTGATGTGATAGAAGCACATGAGTGGAAATGTGTCCGGACTGTGAATG GTATTAGAATCTTTGAGGATGTTGCTAAATCTAAG aaTGGTAAAGCTGTTCTTGTGAAGGCTGTTGGTGTTGTCGATGCCAGTGCAGATGTTGTTTTTGAGGTGTTTATGAATGTTGACCGACATCAAAGATATGA GTGGGATATGTTGACAGGTGATTTAGAGTTGGTTGAGTCATTGGATGGTCATTTTGATGTTCTCTATGGTACATATGAACCCAGACATTTAACTAG GTGGCATTCTAGAAGAGATTTTGTCTTCTCGAGACAATGGTTTCGTGCACAAGATGGAACATATA CAATATTGCACTTTCCTACTGGACACAAGAAATGCCCTTCAAAACCAGGATATCGACGCACAGAAATTAACC CTTCAACATGGGAGATCAGAAGTTTGAACATAACCCACTCGCCACATGGTGCAAGATGTCTTGTAATGCAAATGGTAGAGATACAACCTGTTGGCGGTTGTTGGGGGAAGAATAATGAATGGTCCAAGTTCGAAAAGACTGTTTCATACGCATTTTTGAGCCAAGTGGCAG GTTTAAAAGAATATATTGGAGCAAATCCATCACTCGCATCTGAATTTTTAACCACCTCTCTCCGTTCGAAGTTTTTTGATGTTTCTTCATCGAATAGCGACCATGAAGATGCAAATGGTGCTGATGAGTTCTATGATGCAATATCTGCTGATTCATCGTCTGATGATGACGATAGTGACAACGGAGAACAATTTAATGGCAAG GACAAAAAGGTGAAGCTGAAGAACATCTCATGGGCTATCGCAAGCTTGGCTTTGAAGCACACTCCAG GTCCAGATTTGAATCAGGAATTAGATTCAAGAGTACCTCCTATCGTTCTTGATCCAAGACATTATCATGGTTCTTTTCGCCAAGGGAAGGATGAGACAGATAGTAATTGTTGGACATCTCCAAGCGGTGCAGCATTTATGATCAGAGGGAAGACGTATTTGAAAGATAACACTAAG GTAAAGGGAGGAGATCCACTTTTACAGCTTATTGCAGTTGACTGGTTTAAAGTTGAAAATTGCATCAGTAAGGTTGCATTGCATCCCAGTTCCCTTGTTCAG TCAGAAGCTGGTAAAAAACTCCCGTTCGTCCTCATTGTTAATCTTGAG GTTCCAGCAAGACCTAACTACAGCCTGGTTCTTTACTATGCTGCTGACAGGCCTGTAAATAAAAACTCTTTGCTGGGTAAATTTATTGATGGGTCTGACATGTTTCGGGATTCCAGACTTAAACTAATTCCAAGTATTGTTGAG GGATATTGGATGGTAAAGCGTGCAGTTGGAACAAAAGCTTGCTTACTAGGGAAAGCAGTTACTTGCAAGTACCTTCGACAAGACAATTTTCTCGAG ATTGATGTGGACATTGGCTCATCATCTGTCGCTAGGGGTGTCATTAGTCTTGTCCTTGGATATGTGACGAGCCTCGTTGTTGATCTTGCAATTCTAATTGAG GCTAAAGAAGAGGCGGAACTGCCAGAGTACATTCTTGGAACTGTTCGGCTAAATCGTGTGAAGCTAGACTCTGCTGTACCCCTTGAAGTCTGA
- the LOC131299203 gene encoding protein ENHANCED DISEASE RESISTANCE 2 isoform X3: MIFRRRFIHIAGHIGCRSNWHEKTCLSCWIVCGSKYQKPIRRGVVGHTLVVEELGRRKVNDGDLYVLRFRNRLDESKKGEIACAKVGDARKWIEAFDHAKQQAEYELSRGASARNKLNMETEINLEHQPRVRRVAHGLRNLINIGQGPESLLRKSSNLGRTVGLDGYLHGDGGDVIEAHEWKCVRTVNGIRIFEDVAKSKNGKAVLVKAVGVVDASADVVFEVFMNVDRHQRYEWDMLTGDLELVESLDGHFDVLYGTYEPRHLTRWHSRRDFVFSRQWFRAQDGTYTILHFPTGHKKCPSKPGYRRTEINPSTWEIRSLNITHSPHGARCLVMQMVEIQPVGGCWGKNNEWSKFEKTVSYAFLSQVAGLKEYIGANPSLASEFLTTSLRSKFFDVSSSNSDHEDANGADEFYDAISADSSSDDDDSDNGEQFNGKDKKVKLKNISWAIASLALKHTPGPDLNQELDSRVPPIVLDPRHYHGSFRQGKDETDSNCWTSPSGAAFMIRGKTYLKDNTKVKGGDPLLQLIAVDWFKVENCISKVALHPSSLVQSEAGKKLPFVLIVNLEVPARPNYSLVLYYAADRPVNKNSLLGKFIDGSDMFRDSRLKLIPSIVEGYWMVKRAVGTKACLLGKAVTCKYLRQDNFLEIDVDIGSSSVARGVISLVLGYVTSLVVDLAILIEAKEEAELPEYILGTVRLNRVKLDSAVPLEV, from the exons ATGATCTTTAGAAGAAGGTTCATTCATATTGCGGGACACATTGGATGCAGATCAAATTGGCATGAGAAAACCTGTTTAAGCTGTTGGATCGTTTGTGGCTCCAAATATCAG AAACCCATCAGGAGGGGGGTCGTTGGGCACACACTTGTGGTGGAAGAGTTAGGACGTCGAAAAGTCAATGACGGC GATCTTTATGTTCTGCGGTTTCGCAATCGGCTGGATGAAAGCAAGAAGGGAGAA ATTGCTTGTGCTAAAGTTGGAGACGCTCGTAAATGGATTGAGGCATTTGATCATGCCAAGCAACAA GCTGAATATGAGCTTTCAAGAGGTGCTAGCGCAAGAAACAAATTGAACATGGAGACTGA GATCAATCTTGAACATCAACCAAGAGTAAGGCGTGTAGCACATGGGTTGAGAAATCTAATAAATATTGGACAAG GACCGGAGAGTCTTTTACGCAAATCCTCAAATTTGGGCAGAACTGTTGGATTGGATGGATACTTGCATGGAGATGGTGGTGATGTGATAGAAGCACATGAGTGGAAATGTGTCCGGACTGTGAATG GTATTAGAATCTTTGAGGATGTTGCTAAATCTAAG aaTGGTAAAGCTGTTCTTGTGAAGGCTGTTGGTGTTGTCGATGCCAGTGCAGATGTTGTTTTTGAGGTGTTTATGAATGTTGACCGACATCAAAGATATGA GTGGGATATGTTGACAGGTGATTTAGAGTTGGTTGAGTCATTGGATGGTCATTTTGATGTTCTCTATGGTACATATGAACCCAGACATTTAACTAG GTGGCATTCTAGAAGAGATTTTGTCTTCTCGAGACAATGGTTTCGTGCACAAGATGGAACATATA CAATATTGCACTTTCCTACTGGACACAAGAAATGCCCTTCAAAACCAGGATATCGACGCACAGAAATTAACC CTTCAACATGGGAGATCAGAAGTTTGAACATAACCCACTCGCCACATGGTGCAAGATGTCTTGTAATGCAAATGGTAGAGATACAACCTGTTGGCGGTTGTTGGGGGAAGAATAATGAATGGTCCAAGTTCGAAAAGACTGTTTCATACGCATTTTTGAGCCAAGTGGCAG GTTTAAAAGAATATATTGGAGCAAATCCATCACTCGCATCTGAATTTTTAACCACCTCTCTCCGTTCGAAGTTTTTTGATGTTTCTTCATCGAATAGCGACCATGAAGATGCAAATGGTGCTGATGAGTTCTATGATGCAATATCTGCTGATTCATCGTCTGATGATGACGATAGTGACAACGGAGAACAATTTAATGGCAAG GACAAAAAGGTGAAGCTGAAGAACATCTCATGGGCTATCGCAAGCTTGGCTTTGAAGCACACTCCAG GTCCAGATTTGAATCAGGAATTAGATTCAAGAGTACCTCCTATCGTTCTTGATCCAAGACATTATCATGGTTCTTTTCGCCAAGGGAAGGATGAGACAGATAGTAATTGTTGGACATCTCCAAGCGGTGCAGCATTTATGATCAGAGGGAAGACGTATTTGAAAGATAACACTAAG GTAAAGGGAGGAGATCCACTTTTACAGCTTATTGCAGTTGACTGGTTTAAAGTTGAAAATTGCATCAGTAAGGTTGCATTGCATCCCAGTTCCCTTGTTCAG TCAGAAGCTGGTAAAAAACTCCCGTTCGTCCTCATTGTTAATCTTGAG GTTCCAGCAAGACCTAACTACAGCCTGGTTCTTTACTATGCTGCTGACAGGCCTGTAAATAAAAACTCTTTGCTGGGTAAATTTATTGATGGGTCTGACATGTTTCGGGATTCCAGACTTAAACTAATTCCAAGTATTGTTGAG GGATATTGGATGGTAAAGCGTGCAGTTGGAACAAAAGCTTGCTTACTAGGGAAAGCAGTTACTTGCAAGTACCTTCGACAAGACAATTTTCTCGAG ATTGATGTGGACATTGGCTCATCATCTGTCGCTAGGGGTGTCATTAGTCTTGTCCTTGGATATGTGACGAGCCTCGTTGTTGATCTTGCAATTCTAATTGAG GCTAAAGAAGAGGCGGAACTGCCAGAGTACATTCTTGGAACTGTTCGGCTAAATCGTGTGAAGCTAGACTCTGCTGTACCCCTTGAAGTCTGA
- the LOC131299203 gene encoding protein ENHANCED DISEASE RESISTANCE 2-like isoform X4: METEINLEHQPRVRRVAHGLRNLINIGQGPESLLRKSSNLGRTVGLDGYLHGDGGDVIEAHEWKCVRTVNGIRIFEDVAKSKNGKAVLVKAVGVVDASADVVFEVFMNVDRHQRYEWDMLTGDLELVESLDGHFDVLYGTYEPRHLTRWHSRRDFVFSRQWFRAQDGTYTILHFPTGHKKCPSKPGYRRTEINPSTWEIRSLNITHSPHGARCLVMQMVEIQPVGGCWGKNNEWSKFEKTVSYAFLSQVAGLKEYIGANPSLASEFLTTSLRSKFFDVSSSNSDHEDANGADEFYDAISADSSSDDDDSDNGEQFNGKDKKVKLKNISWAIASLALKHTPGPDLNQELDSRVPPIVLDPRHYHGSFRQGKDETDSNCWTSPSGAAFMIRGKTYLKDNTKVKGGDPLLQLIAVDWFKVENCISKVALHPSSLVQSEAGKKLPFVLIVNLEVPARPNYSLVLYYAADRPVNKNSLLGKFIDGSDMFRDSRLKLIPSIVEGYWMVKRAVGTKACLLGKAVTCKYLRQDNFLEIDVDIGSSSVARGVISLVLGYVTSLVVDLAILIEAKEEAELPEYILGTVRLNRVKLDSAVPLEV; the protein is encoded by the exons ATGGAGACTGA GATCAATCTTGAACATCAACCAAGAGTAAGGCGTGTAGCACATGGGTTGAGAAATCTAATAAATATTGGACAAG GACCGGAGAGTCTTTTACGCAAATCCTCAAATTTGGGCAGAACTGTTGGATTGGATGGATACTTGCATGGAGATGGTGGTGATGTGATAGAAGCACATGAGTGGAAATGTGTCCGGACTGTGAATG GTATTAGAATCTTTGAGGATGTTGCTAAATCTAAG aaTGGTAAAGCTGTTCTTGTGAAGGCTGTTGGTGTTGTCGATGCCAGTGCAGATGTTGTTTTTGAGGTGTTTATGAATGTTGACCGACATCAAAGATATGA GTGGGATATGTTGACAGGTGATTTAGAGTTGGTTGAGTCATTGGATGGTCATTTTGATGTTCTCTATGGTACATATGAACCCAGACATTTAACTAG GTGGCATTCTAGAAGAGATTTTGTCTTCTCGAGACAATGGTTTCGTGCACAAGATGGAACATATA CAATATTGCACTTTCCTACTGGACACAAGAAATGCCCTTCAAAACCAGGATATCGACGCACAGAAATTAACC CTTCAACATGGGAGATCAGAAGTTTGAACATAACCCACTCGCCACATGGTGCAAGATGTCTTGTAATGCAAATGGTAGAGATACAACCTGTTGGCGGTTGTTGGGGGAAGAATAATGAATGGTCCAAGTTCGAAAAGACTGTTTCATACGCATTTTTGAGCCAAGTGGCAG GTTTAAAAGAATATATTGGAGCAAATCCATCACTCGCATCTGAATTTTTAACCACCTCTCTCCGTTCGAAGTTTTTTGATGTTTCTTCATCGAATAGCGACCATGAAGATGCAAATGGTGCTGATGAGTTCTATGATGCAATATCTGCTGATTCATCGTCTGATGATGACGATAGTGACAACGGAGAACAATTTAATGGCAAG GACAAAAAGGTGAAGCTGAAGAACATCTCATGGGCTATCGCAAGCTTGGCTTTGAAGCACACTCCAG GTCCAGATTTGAATCAGGAATTAGATTCAAGAGTACCTCCTATCGTTCTTGATCCAAGACATTATCATGGTTCTTTTCGCCAAGGGAAGGATGAGACAGATAGTAATTGTTGGACATCTCCAAGCGGTGCAGCATTTATGATCAGAGGGAAGACGTATTTGAAAGATAACACTAAG GTAAAGGGAGGAGATCCACTTTTACAGCTTATTGCAGTTGACTGGTTTAAAGTTGAAAATTGCATCAGTAAGGTTGCATTGCATCCCAGTTCCCTTGTTCAG TCAGAAGCTGGTAAAAAACTCCCGTTCGTCCTCATTGTTAATCTTGAG GTTCCAGCAAGACCTAACTACAGCCTGGTTCTTTACTATGCTGCTGACAGGCCTGTAAATAAAAACTCTTTGCTGGGTAAATTTATTGATGGGTCTGACATGTTTCGGGATTCCAGACTTAAACTAATTCCAAGTATTGTTGAG GGATATTGGATGGTAAAGCGTGCAGTTGGAACAAAAGCTTGCTTACTAGGGAAAGCAGTTACTTGCAAGTACCTTCGACAAGACAATTTTCTCGAG ATTGATGTGGACATTGGCTCATCATCTGTCGCTAGGGGTGTCATTAGTCTTGTCCTTGGATATGTGACGAGCCTCGTTGTTGATCTTGCAATTCTAATTGAG GCTAAAGAAGAGGCGGAACTGCCAGAGTACATTCTTGGAACTGTTCGGCTAAATCGTGTGAAGCTAGACTCTGCTGTACCCCTTGAAGTCTGA